A single genomic interval of Mycolicibacterium holsaticum DSM 44478 = JCM 12374 harbors:
- the uvrA gene encoding excinuclease ABC subunit UvrA, with product MADRLIVKGAREHNLRSVDLDLPRDALIVFTGLSGSGKSSLAFDTIFAEGQRRYVESLSAYARQFLGQMDKPDVDFIEGLSPAVSIDQKSTNRNPRSTVGTITEVYDYLRLLYARAGTPHCPVCGARIARQTPQQIVDQVLAMDEGLRFQVLAPVVRTRKGEFVDLFDKLNSQGYSRVRVDGVVYPLTEPPKLKKQEKHDIEVVVDRLTVKATAKQRLTDSVETALNLADGIVVLDFVDREDDHPHREQRFSEKLACPNGHPLAVDDLEPRSFSFNSPYGACPECVGLGIRKEVDPDLVIPDPELTLAEGAIAPWSMGQTAEYFTRMLSGLGDALGFDVDTPWKKLPAKARRAILEGCDEQVHVRYKNRYGRTRSYYADFEGVMAFLQRRMEQTDSELMKERYEGFMRDVPCPECQGTRLKPEILAVTMAAGKFGEKSIADVAELSIADCAEFLNALTLGAREQAIAGQVLKEIQSRLGFLLDVGLDYLSLSRAAATLSGGEAQRIRLATQIGSGLVGVLYVLDEPSIGLHQRDNRRLIDTLIRLRDLGNTLIVVEHDLDTIAHADWVVDIGPAAGEHGGQIVHSGPYDDLVKNPESLTGAYLSGKEEIEVPAIRRPIDKKRQLTVVGAREHNLCEIDVAFPLGVLTSVTGVSGSGKSTLVNDILASVLANKLNGARQVPGRHTRVTGLDKVDKLVRVDQSPIGRTPRSNPATYTGVFDKIRTLFAATTEAKVRGYQPGRFSFNVKGGRCEACSGDGTIKIEMNFLPDVYVPCEVCHGARYNRETLEVHYKGKTIAEVLDMSIEVAAEFFAPITSIHRYLQTLVDVGLGYVRLGQPAPTLSGGEAQRVKLASELQKRSTGRTVYILDEPTTGLHFEDIRKLLKVINGLVDKGNSVIVIEHNLDVIKTSDWIIDMGPEGGAGGGTVVATGTPEDVAADPGSYTGHFLAECLGVPRPAPKKRKRPKVSA from the coding sequence GTGGCTGACCGCCTGATCGTCAAGGGTGCGCGCGAACACAACCTACGCAGTGTTGATCTTGATTTACCGCGCGATGCCCTCATCGTCTTCACCGGGTTGTCCGGGTCGGGCAAGTCGTCGCTGGCCTTCGACACGATCTTCGCCGAGGGCCAGCGCCGCTACGTCGAGTCGCTGTCGGCCTACGCCCGCCAGTTCCTCGGCCAGATGGACAAACCCGACGTCGACTTCATCGAAGGCCTGTCGCCCGCGGTGTCCATCGACCAGAAGTCGACCAACCGCAACCCGCGCTCGACGGTCGGCACCATCACCGAGGTGTACGACTACCTGCGCCTGCTGTATGCCCGCGCAGGCACTCCGCACTGCCCGGTGTGCGGTGCGCGTATCGCCCGCCAGACCCCACAGCAGATCGTCGACCAAGTACTCGCCATGGACGAGGGACTGCGCTTCCAGGTGCTCGCCCCGGTGGTGCGCACCCGCAAGGGCGAGTTCGTCGACCTGTTCGACAAGCTCAACAGCCAGGGCTACAGCCGGGTGCGGGTCGACGGCGTGGTGTATCCGCTCACCGAACCACCCAAGCTGAAAAAGCAGGAGAAGCACGACATCGAGGTCGTCGTCGACCGGCTCACCGTGAAGGCCACCGCCAAGCAGCGGCTGACCGATTCGGTGGAGACCGCGCTGAACCTGGCCGACGGCATCGTGGTGCTCGATTTCGTCGACCGTGAAGACGACCACCCGCATCGTGAACAACGGTTCTCCGAGAAGCTGGCCTGCCCCAACGGCCACCCGCTGGCCGTCGACGACCTTGAGCCCCGGTCGTTCTCGTTCAACTCGCCCTACGGCGCCTGCCCGGAGTGCGTGGGGCTGGGCATCCGCAAGGAGGTCGATCCCGACCTCGTCATCCCGGATCCGGAGCTGACACTGGCCGAGGGCGCGATCGCGCCGTGGTCGATGGGGCAGACGGCCGAGTACTTCACCAGGATGCTCTCCGGTCTCGGCGACGCGCTCGGTTTCGACGTCGACACCCCGTGGAAGAAGCTTCCGGCCAAGGCGCGCAGAGCGATCCTCGAAGGCTGCGACGAGCAGGTGCACGTGCGGTACAAGAACCGCTACGGCCGAACCCGTTCGTACTACGCCGATTTCGAAGGCGTGATGGCGTTTCTGCAGCGCCGCATGGAGCAGACCGACTCGGAGCTGATGAAGGAACGCTACGAAGGCTTCATGCGCGACGTGCCCTGCCCGGAATGCCAAGGCACCCGGCTCAAGCCGGAGATCCTCGCCGTGACGATGGCGGCGGGGAAGTTCGGTGAGAAGTCGATCGCCGACGTGGCCGAACTGTCGATCGCCGACTGCGCGGAGTTCCTCAACGCGTTGACGCTCGGCGCGCGCGAACAGGCCATCGCGGGCCAGGTGCTCAAGGAGATCCAGTCTCGGCTCGGCTTCCTGCTCGACGTCGGGTTGGACTACCTGTCGCTGTCGCGGGCCGCGGCCACGCTGTCCGGCGGTGAGGCACAACGGATTCGGCTGGCCACCCAGATCGGGTCGGGGCTGGTCGGGGTGCTGTACGTGCTCGACGAGCCGTCGATCGGGCTGCACCAGCGCGACAACCGCAGGCTGATCGACACGCTGATCCGGCTGCGGGATCTGGGCAACACGCTGATCGTCGTGGAACACGACCTCGACACCATCGCCCACGCCGACTGGGTCGTCGACATCGGGCCCGCCGCCGGTGAGCACGGCGGCCAGATCGTGCACAGCGGCCCGTACGACGACCTGGTGAAGAACCCGGAATCGCTGACCGGCGCCTACCTTTCGGGCAAGGAAGAGATCGAGGTGCCGGCGATCCGGCGCCCGATCGACAAGAAGCGTCAACTCACCGTCGTCGGCGCACGCGAACACAACCTGTGCGAAATCGACGTCGCGTTCCCGCTCGGCGTGCTGACCTCGGTCACCGGCGTCTCGGGCTCCGGTAAGTCGACGCTGGTCAACGACATCCTGGCATCGGTGCTGGCCAACAAGCTCAACGGCGCCCGGCAGGTGCCCGGCAGGCACACACGGGTGACCGGCCTGGACAAGGTCGACAAGCTGGTCCGCGTCGACCAGTCGCCGATCGGCCGCACCCCGCGGTCCAACCCGGCGACTTACACCGGGGTGTTCGACAAGATCCGCACCCTGTTCGCGGCCACCACCGAAGCCAAGGTGCGCGGCTATCAGCCGGGCCGGTTCTCGTTCAACGTCAAAGGCGGTCGCTGCGAGGCGTGTTCGGGCGACGGCACGATCAAGATCGAGATGAACTTCCTGCCCGACGTGTACGTGCCATGCGAGGTCTGCCACGGCGCCCGCTACAACCGCGAGACGCTCGAGGTGCACTACAAGGGCAAGACCATCGCCGAGGTGCTCGACATGTCCATCGAGGTCGCCGCCGAGTTCTTCGCGCCGATCACCTCGATCCACCGGTACCTGCAGACGTTGGTGGACGTCGGGCTGGGCTACGTCCGGCTCGGGCAGCCCGCGCCGACGCTGTCCGGCGGGGAGGCGCAACGCGTCAAGCTGGCCTCCGAACTGCAGAAGCGGTCGACGGGCCGCACGGTGTACATCCTCGACGAGCCGACCACCGGCCTGCACTTCGAGGACATCCGCAAGCTGCTCAAGGTGATCAACGGCCTGGTCGACAAGGGCAACTCGGTCATCGTCATCGAGCACAACCTCGACGTGATCAAGACCTCCGACTGGATCATCGACATGGGCCCCGAGGGCGGGGCGGGCGGAGGCACGGTGGTGGCCACCGGCACACCCGAGGACGTCGCCGCCGATCCGGGCAGCTATACCGGCCACTTTCTCGCCGAATGCCTTGGCGTGCCGCGGCCCGCGCCGAAGAAACGCAAGCGCCCCAAGGTCAGCGCCTAG
- a CDS encoding MBL fold metallo-hydrolase yields the protein MTAVDDNYTGHVEPGTAARRTLPGATIVKASVGSMDNNAYLITCSRTGETLLIDAANDAPILLELIEKYAPKLSLIVTSHQHFDHWQALEEVAKVTGVPTAAHQLDADPLPVPPDRILDHGDTIEIGDLSFDVIHLQGHTPGSVALALVGADPEATHLFTGDCLFPGGVGKTWQEGDFEKLLDDVSTRVFDVYADSTVVYPGHGDDTTLGTERPNLGEWRERGW from the coding sequence ATGACCGCCGTCGACGACAACTACACCGGCCACGTCGAGCCGGGCACCGCAGCACGCCGCACCCTGCCGGGCGCCACGATCGTCAAGGCCTCGGTGGGCTCGATGGACAACAACGCCTACCTGATCACCTGTTCCCGCACTGGGGAAACGCTGCTCATCGACGCCGCCAACGATGCGCCGATCCTGCTCGAGTTGATCGAGAAATACGCGCCGAAGCTGTCCCTGATCGTGACCAGCCACCAGCACTTCGACCATTGGCAGGCGCTCGAGGAAGTGGCCAAGGTCACTGGCGTCCCGACCGCCGCGCACCAACTCGACGCCGATCCGCTGCCCGTGCCGCCCGACCGGATCCTCGACCACGGCGACACGATCGAGATCGGCGACCTGTCCTTCGACGTCATCCACCTGCAGGGCCACACCCCGGGTTCGGTGGCGCTCGCGCTGGTCGGCGCCGACCCCGAGGCCACCCACCTGTTCACCGGCGACTGCCTGTTCCCCGGGGGTGTGGGCAAGACCTGGCAGGAGGGTGACTTCGAGAAGTTGCTCGACGACGTGAGCACCCGGGTGTTCGACGTCTACGCCGATTCCACGGTCGTCTATCCCGGCCACGGCGACGACACCACGCTCGGCACCGAGCGGCCGAACCTGGGTGAGTGGCGCGAACGCGGCTGGTGA
- a CDS encoding fructose bisphosphate aldolase — MNTEQLEKARSGAGFIAALDQSGGSTPKALKLYGISEDSYSGEDEMFDLVHQMRARIITSPAFDGDRIMGAILFEKTMDRDVEGRPTADYLWNVKNIVPFLKIDKGLAEEKDGAQVMKPMPGLDELLDRAVAKGIFGTKERSVIKLPGAGLDAVVAQQFEVGQQVLAKGLVPIIEPEVDINSPKKAEAEEQLNAALLEGVNQLGDDQKVMLKLTLPDTDNLYQQLVDHPKVLRVVALSGGYSREVANEKLSRNNGVIASFSRALTEGLSAQQSDQEFNATLDQAIASIAKASST, encoded by the coding sequence ATGAACACCGAGCAGTTGGAAAAGGCGCGCAGCGGCGCTGGATTCATCGCAGCACTTGACCAGAGCGGCGGCAGCACCCCCAAGGCGCTGAAGCTGTACGGCATTTCGGAGGATTCCTACTCCGGCGAAGACGAGATGTTCGACCTGGTGCATCAGATGCGCGCCCGCATCATCACCAGCCCGGCCTTCGACGGCGACCGGATCATGGGCGCGATCCTGTTCGAGAAGACCATGGACCGCGACGTCGAGGGCCGCCCGACCGCGGACTACCTGTGGAACGTCAAGAACATCGTGCCGTTCCTCAAGATCGACAAGGGCCTGGCCGAGGAGAAGGACGGCGCGCAGGTGATGAAGCCGATGCCCGGTCTCGACGAGCTGCTGGACCGCGCCGTGGCGAAGGGCATCTTCGGCACCAAGGAGCGTTCGGTCATCAAGCTGCCCGGCGCGGGCCTGGACGCCGTGGTGGCCCAGCAGTTCGAGGTCGGTCAGCAGGTGCTCGCCAAAGGCCTGGTCCCCATCATCGAGCCCGAGGTCGACATCAACAGCCCGAAGAAGGCCGAGGCTGAGGAGCAGCTCAACGCCGCCCTGCTCGAGGGCGTCAACCAGCTCGGCGACGATCAGAAGGTCATGCTCAAGCTGACGCTGCCCGACACGGACAACCTGTACCAGCAGCTCGTCGACCATCCCAAGGTGCTGCGAGTGGTGGCGCTCTCCGGCGGCTACAGCCGCGAGGTGGCCAACGAGAAGCTGTCCCGCAACAACGGCGTCATCGCGAGCTTCTCGCGCGCGCTGACCGAAGGCCTCAGCGCCCAGCAGAGCGATCAGGAGTTCAACGCCACCCTCGATCAGGCGATCGCGAGCATCGCCAAGGCATCCAGCACCTGA
- a CDS encoding universal stress protein, which yields MSAYQTVVVGTDGSDSSLRAVEKAGHIAGENAKLIVATAYFPQEEDQRAADVLKDEGYKMSGNAPIYAILREARERAQQAGAKNVEEKAIVGAPVDALVELAEEVKADLLVVGNVGLSTIAGRLLGSVPANVARRSKTDVLIVHTTP from the coding sequence ATGAGCGCATATCAGACCGTCGTGGTTGGCACGGACGGATCCGATTCATCGCTGCGCGCGGTGGAGAAGGCCGGCCATATCGCTGGAGAGAACGCCAAATTGATCGTCGCGACGGCGTATTTCCCCCAGGAGGAAGACCAACGCGCCGCTGACGTGCTCAAGGACGAGGGCTACAAGATGTCGGGTAACGCCCCCATCTACGCCATCCTCCGCGAGGCGCGGGAACGTGCGCAGCAGGCCGGGGCGAAGAACGTCGAGGAGAAGGCAATCGTCGGCGCTCCGGTCGACGCGCTTGTCGAATTGGCCGAAGAGGTCAAGGCCGACCTGTTGGTGGTCGGCAACGTCGGGCTGTCCACCATCGCCGGGCGGCTGCTCGGTTCGGTGCCCGCCAACGTGGCCCGCCGGTCCAAGACCGACGTGCTGATCGTGCACACCACCCCGTAA
- a CDS encoding UdgX family uracil-DNA binding protein (This protein belongs to the uracil DNA glycosylase superfamily, members of which act in excision repair of DNA. However, it belongs more specifically to UdgX branch, whose founding member was found to bind uracil in DNA (where it does not belong), without cleaving it, appears to promote DNA repair by a pathway involving RecA, rather than base excision.) has protein sequence MAARTAADFVPDTGDLDELAAAVQGCKGCDLYLDATQAVFGAGSGSAQMVLVGEQPGDQEDKTGAPFVGPASRLLDKALEAAGIDRDRLYVTNAVKHFKFTLPERGKRRIHKTPSRTEVVACRPWLIQELTALHPDVVVLMGATAAQSLLGTAFRLTAHRGEALRLPGDDGSVQLRFDPRVAVTVHPSSVLRGPPSERDKAFDALVRDLRFAAGLLP, from the coding sequence ATGGCAGCGCGAACCGCCGCAGATTTCGTTCCCGACACCGGCGACCTGGATGAGTTGGCCGCCGCCGTGCAGGGCTGCAAGGGCTGCGATCTGTACCTGGATGCGACCCAGGCGGTGTTCGGCGCGGGTTCGGGTTCCGCGCAGATGGTTCTGGTCGGTGAGCAGCCCGGTGACCAGGAGGACAAGACGGGCGCACCGTTCGTCGGCCCGGCGAGCCGGCTGCTCGACAAAGCGCTGGAGGCGGCCGGGATCGACCGCGACCGGCTCTACGTCACCAATGCGGTGAAGCACTTCAAGTTCACGCTGCCCGAACGCGGCAAGCGCCGTATCCACAAGACGCCGAGCCGCACCGAGGTGGTGGCGTGCCGGCCGTGGTTGATCCAGGAACTGACGGCCCTGCACCCCGATGTGGTGGTGCTGATGGGCGCCACGGCCGCTCAGTCGTTGCTGGGCACTGCGTTTCGCCTCACCGCACACCGCGGTGAGGCGCTGCGCCTGCCCGGCGACGACGGGAGCGTCCAGCTGCGCTTCGATCCGCGGGTGGCGGTCACCGTCCACCCGTCATCGGTGCTGCGCGGTCCGCCGTCCGAACGCGACAAGGCGTTCGACGCCCTGGTCCGCGACCTGCGGTTCGCCGCCGGACTTCTGCCGTAG
- a CDS encoding MFS transporter, with amino-acid sequence MTDRAPITAGSWRELLGPKNLGASTVLAGGVALYATNEFLTISLMPSAVADIGGYRLYAWATTVYLVASVVAATTVYSALMRFGPRRSYLFALTVFGAGSVACAAAPTMETLLVGRTVQGLAGGLLAGLGYAVISTALPSMLWTKASALVSAMWGVGTLLGPAAGGLFAQFGSWRWAFGVLAVLTVAMAVLVPVALPARNDAAVEAATTPVPVWSLMLLGLAALAVSVAGLPRDARATVGLLVLSGALVAAFLYVDRRRPAAVLPPSAFRAGPLKWIYLTLGLLMAATMADMYVPLFGQRLAHLTPVAAGFLGAGLAIGWTASEIGSASLRTDRTIRRTVALAPLVMAIGLAVTAATVSDDASAARVAVWAFALFVTGAGVGLAWPHLSAWAMSRVDDPAEGPAAAAAINTVQLISGAFGAGLAGVVVNVTETGGATPARWLFAAFAALAAIGVLASVRSGRPYPAYAAKLRSGS; translated from the coding sequence GTGACCGACCGAGCGCCGATAACCGCGGGTAGCTGGCGTGAGCTGTTGGGCCCGAAAAATCTCGGCGCCTCCACCGTGCTCGCGGGCGGCGTGGCGCTGTATGCGACCAACGAGTTCCTCACCATCAGCCTGATGCCCAGCGCCGTCGCTGACATCGGCGGGTACCGGTTGTACGCCTGGGCGACGACGGTGTATCTGGTGGCGTCGGTGGTCGCCGCCACCACCGTGTACTCGGCGTTGATGCGGTTCGGCCCGCGGCGGTCGTATCTCTTCGCGCTCACGGTGTTCGGCGCGGGCAGCGTGGCATGCGCTGCCGCGCCCACGATGGAGACGCTGCTGGTGGGGCGCACAGTGCAGGGTCTGGCCGGCGGCCTGCTGGCCGGTCTGGGCTACGCCGTCATCAGCACCGCGCTGCCGAGCATGCTGTGGACCAAGGCGTCGGCGCTGGTGTCGGCGATGTGGGGAGTCGGTACCCTGCTCGGTCCCGCCGCCGGCGGGCTGTTCGCGCAGTTCGGCTCGTGGCGCTGGGCTTTCGGCGTGCTGGCCGTCCTCACGGTCGCGATGGCCGTGCTGGTTCCCGTCGCGTTGCCCGCGCGTAACGACGCGGCCGTCGAGGCCGCGACGACGCCCGTTCCGGTGTGGTCGCTGATGCTGCTCGGGCTTGCCGCGCTGGCGGTGAGCGTTGCCGGTCTGCCGCGTGACGCCCGGGCCACCGTCGGGCTGCTGGTGCTCAGCGGCGCTCTGGTGGCGGCGTTCCTGTACGTCGACCGGCGGCGGCCCGCCGCGGTGCTGCCGCCGAGCGCGTTTCGCGCGGGCCCGCTGAAGTGGATCTACCTGACGTTGGGGCTGCTGATGGCCGCGACGATGGCGGATATGTACGTGCCGCTGTTCGGGCAGCGGCTGGCACACCTGACCCCGGTGGCCGCCGGCTTCCTCGGCGCCGGCCTGGCCATCGGATGGACCGCAAGCGAGATCGGCAGCGCGTCGCTGCGCACCGATCGCACGATCAGGCGCACGGTGGCGCTCGCGCCGCTGGTGATGGCCATCGGGCTGGCCGTGACGGCCGCGACGGTGTCCGACGACGCGTCGGCTGCCCGCGTCGCGGTGTGGGCGTTCGCCTTGTTCGTCACCGGGGCAGGGGTCGGCCTGGCCTGGCCGCATCTGTCGGCGTGGGCGATGAGCCGCGTGGACGATCCCGCAGAGGGACCAGCGGCGGCCGCCGCGATCAACACCGTTCAGCTGATCAGCGGGGCGTTCGGCGCCGGGTTGGCCGGGGTGGTGGTGAACGTCACCGAAACCGGCGGCGCGACGCCGGCGCGCTGGCTGTTCGCCGCGTTCGCCGCGCTGGCGGCGATCGGCGTCCTCGCGTCCGTGCGAAGCGGACGACCGTATCCGGCGTACGCCGCGAAATTGCGTTCCGGGTCGTGA
- a CDS encoding HPF/RaiA family ribosome-associated protein, translated as MSEKPDIQPNFDVNVTTRGQLPGAADYAEAKISGLGRFAHRPIRHAHVKLTRHGDPAQERPVVAQANLDVDGRLIRAEAQGDNAREAIDRLDDRLRRRLRRAAEHWEARRTGRPVDLAGDEPGDRPGRVSIPAGERQIVRRKSYTLAACSVDDAAMELELLDYDFHLFTEKGTGMASVIYRDGPTGYRLAQVAAAAKDQLAPFELPVTISAAPPPCITLEQATERLGLLALPFLFFIDAAEGRAGVLYHRYDGQYGLITPAG; from the coding sequence ATGAGCGAAAAGCCGGATATACAGCCGAATTTCGACGTCAATGTGACGACACGCGGTCAACTGCCCGGGGCCGCCGACTACGCCGAGGCGAAGATCTCGGGCCTGGGCCGGTTCGCGCACCGGCCGATCAGGCACGCACACGTCAAACTGACCCGGCACGGGGATCCGGCGCAGGAGCGTCCGGTCGTCGCCCAAGCCAACCTCGACGTGGACGGTCGCCTGATCAGGGCCGAGGCGCAGGGTGACAACGCACGCGAGGCGATCGACCGCCTCGACGACCGCCTGCGGCGCCGGCTGCGGCGGGCCGCCGAACACTGGGAGGCCCGGCGCACCGGCCGACCCGTCGATCTCGCCGGGGACGAGCCTGGCGATCGGCCCGGCCGTGTCTCGATACCAGCGGGGGAGCGCCAGATCGTGCGGCGCAAGTCCTACACGCTCGCGGCCTGCTCCGTCGACGACGCCGCCATGGAGTTGGAGCTGCTCGACTACGACTTTCACCTGTTCACCGAGAAGGGCACCGGGATGGCCAGCGTCATCTATCGCGACGGGCCCACCGGATACCGGCTGGCACAGGTCGCGGCGGCGGCCAAGGACCAGCTGGCGCCGTTCGAGCTGCCGGTGACCATCAGCGCCGCGCCGCCGCCCTGCATCACCCTCGAGCAGGCCACCGAGCGTCTGGGCCTGTTGGCGTTACCGTTTCTGTTCTTCATCGACGCCGCCGAGGGTCGCGCCGGGGTGCTCTATCACCGCTACGACGGCCAGTACGGGTTGATCACCCCGGCGGGTTGA
- the uvrB gene encoding excinuclease ABC subunit UvrB: protein MAFATERPVVAHSEYRAVDDVVRAGGRFEVVSPYSPAGDQPAAIDELERRINAGERDVVLLGATGTGKSATTAWLIERVQRPTLVMEPNKTLAAQMANELREMLPHNAVEYFVSYYDYYQPEAYIAQTDTYIEKDSSINDDVERLRHSATSALLSRRDVVVVASVSCIYGLGTPQSYLDRSVELKIGDEVPRDALLRLLVDVQYNRNDTAFTRGSFRVRGDTVEIIPSYEELAVRIEFFGDEIEELYYLHPLTGDVVRKVDSLRIFPATHYVAGPERMAHAITTIEQELEERLTELEGQGKLLEAQRLRMRTNYDVEMMRQVGFCSGIENYSRHIDARPAGSAPATLLDYFPEDFMLVIDESHVTVPQIGGMYEGDMSRKRNLVDFGFRLPSAVDNRPLTWEEFADRIGQTVYLSATPGPYELSQSGGEVVEQVIRPTGLVDPEVVVKPTKGQIDDLIGEIRQRTERDERVLVTTLTKKMAEDLTDYLLEMGIRVRYLHSEVDTLRRVELLRQLRLGEYDVLVGINLLREGLDLPEVSLVAILDADKEGFLRSTRSLIQTIGRAARNVSGEVHMYADNITDSMREAIDETERRRAKQVAYNEANGIDPTPLRKKIADILDQVYREAGDTEAVEIGGSGRNASRGRRAQGEPGRAVSAGIIEGRDTSNMPRAELADLIRDLTEQMMAAARDLQFELAARIRDEIHDLKKELRGMDAAGLK from the coding sequence ATGGCTTTCGCGACCGAGCGTCCGGTGGTGGCGCATTCCGAGTACCGCGCTGTTGACGACGTCGTGCGCGCAGGCGGCCGCTTCGAGGTGGTCAGCCCGTACTCGCCCGCGGGTGACCAGCCGGCCGCCATCGACGAACTCGAGCGCCGGATCAACGCCGGGGAGCGCGACGTGGTGCTGCTGGGCGCCACCGGGACCGGTAAGTCGGCGACGACGGCGTGGCTGATCGAGCGGGTGCAGCGGCCCACCCTCGTGATGGAGCCGAACAAGACGCTGGCCGCCCAGATGGCCAACGAGCTGCGGGAAATGTTGCCGCACAACGCTGTTGAGTACTTCGTCTCGTATTACGACTATTACCAGCCCGAGGCGTACATCGCGCAGACCGACACCTACATCGAGAAGGACAGCTCGATCAACGACGATGTGGAGCGGCTGCGGCACTCGGCTACCTCGGCCCTGCTGTCGCGTCGTGACGTGGTCGTGGTGGCGTCGGTGTCCTGCATCTACGGCCTGGGCACCCCGCAGTCCTACCTGGACCGCAGTGTCGAACTCAAGATCGGCGACGAGGTGCCCCGCGACGCGTTGCTGCGGCTGCTGGTCGACGTCCAGTACAACCGCAACGACACGGCGTTCACCCGCGGCTCGTTCCGGGTGCGCGGCGACACCGTGGAGATCATTCCGAGCTACGAGGAGCTCGCCGTCCGTATCGAGTTCTTCGGCGACGAGATCGAAGAGCTGTACTACCTGCACCCGCTGACCGGCGACGTCGTCCGCAAGGTCGACTCGCTGCGGATCTTCCCGGCCACGCACTACGTGGCCGGCCCGGAGCGGATGGCGCATGCGATCACCACGATCGAGCAGGAGTTGGAGGAGCGGCTGACCGAACTCGAGGGTCAGGGCAAGCTGCTGGAGGCGCAGCGGCTGCGGATGCGCACGAACTACGACGTCGAGATGATGCGTCAGGTCGGGTTCTGCTCGGGTATCGAGAACTATTCGCGCCACATCGACGCGCGGCCCGCCGGGTCGGCGCCCGCGACGCTGCTCGACTACTTCCCCGAGGACTTTATGCTCGTCATCGACGAGTCACACGTGACGGTTCCGCAGATCGGCGGCATGTACGAGGGCGATATGTCCCGCAAACGCAACCTGGTCGACTTCGGGTTCCGGCTGCCCTCGGCGGTCGACAACCGCCCGCTGACCTGGGAGGAATTCGCCGACCGGATCGGGCAGACGGTGTACCTGTCGGCCACCCCCGGCCCGTATGAGCTGAGCCAGTCCGGCGGCGAGGTCGTCGAGCAGGTGATCCGCCCGACCGGCCTGGTCGACCCCGAGGTCGTCGTCAAGCCGACGAAGGGTCAGATCGACGACCTGATCGGGGAGATCCGGCAGCGCACCGAGCGCGATGAGCGGGTGCTGGTCACCACGCTGACCAAGAAGATGGCCGAGGACCTCACCGACTACCTGCTGGAGATGGGCATCCGGGTGCGTTACCTGCACTCCGAGGTCGACACGCTGCGTCGGGTCGAGCTGCTGCGCCAGCTGCGGCTGGGGGAGTACGACGTGCTGGTCGGCATCAACCTGCTGCGTGAGGGGCTGGACCTGCCGGAGGTGTCGCTGGTGGCGATCCTCGACGCCGACAAGGAAGGGTTCCTGCGGTCCACCCGCAGCCTGATCCAGACCATCGGCCGCGCCGCCCGCAACGTCTCCGGCGAAGTCCACATGTACGCCGACAACATCACCGACTCGATGCGGGAGGCGATCGACGAGACCGAACGGCGCCGCGCCAAACAGGTCGCCTACAACGAGGCCAACGGCATCGACCCGACGCCGTTGCGCAAGAAGATCGCCGACATCCTGGACCAGGTGTACCGCGAGGCCGGTGACACTGAAGCCGTCGAGATCGGCGGTTCGGGCCGCAACGCGTCGCGCGGGCGTCGCGCACAGGGCGAACCCGGCCGCGCCGTCAGCGCCGGCATCATCGAGGGCCGCGACACGTCGAACATGCCGCGCGCCGAGCTGGCGGATCTGATCAGGGATCTGACCGAACAGATGATGGCGGCCGCGCGGGATCTGCAGTTCGAGCTGGCTGCCCGCATCCGCGACGAGATCCACGACCTGAAGAAGGAACTGCGCGGTATGGACGCCGCAGGGCTGAAGTAG
- a CDS encoding DUF402 domain-containing protein: protein MHAPKHETFDLVARTNTDPKGIVRAVDVYTVEPWGLYMARPTPGRVQFHYLESWLLPSLGLRATVFHFNPGHQRDQDFYLDVGQITRGSRVWHAEDHYLDLVLRTGIGAQLCDVDELLTAVRHGLLSPETGEQAVQTAVSAIDGLARHDYDLPRWLAGHGMTLTWRNG from the coding sequence ATCCACGCTCCCAAACACGAGACCTTCGATCTTGTCGCCCGCACCAACACCGATCCGAAAGGCATCGTGCGGGCGGTCGACGTCTACACCGTCGAACCCTGGGGCCTCTACATGGCCAGGCCCACGCCCGGTCGCGTCCAATTCCACTATCTGGAGTCGTGGCTCCTGCCGTCGCTGGGACTGCGGGCCACGGTGTTCCACTTCAACCCGGGCCACCAGCGTGACCAGGACTTTTACCTCGACGTCGGGCAGATCACCCGCGGCTCGAGGGTATGGCACGCCGAGGACCACTACCTCGATCTTGTGCTGCGCACCGGCATCGGCGCGCAGCTCTGCGACGTCGACGAACTGCTGACCGCGGTCCGGCATGGTTTGCTGAGCCCCGAAACCGGTGAGCAGGCGGTGCAGACCGCGGTATCGGCGATCGATGGGCTGGCGCGGCACGACTACGACCTGCCGCGCTGGCTGGCCGGCCACGGGATGACCCTCACCTGGCGTAACGGGTGA